CCCCGGCGGCGGCATATCCCTTCCGGACGCGCACTCCTTCAAAGATGACAGCGTTCTCTACCACCAATACATTATCTTCAACTCTATGCTATGCTGATCTTGCCACTTGAAAAACACGCAGTATGATGACCTGATCATCCTAAGGGAGGCTTCATAATAAGTGAAAAAACCTTGCATCGTTTTTTTGACCCTGATAATTCTCTCCTCAATATCATATGGCACAGCATCCTTCGCGACCGGCAAATCATCGCCAAATATTATTGAGACAAGTCCGGAGAAAAAAGTTATAAGTGTTTTTTTGATCATTCCTGACACATATAAGGATAAAGAGACTATCAGCAGCATGGTACATGAAAAACTTGGGAAAATATTTCCTGAAGACAAGTTTGCGGTATTGCCGATAGATGAATGCACACAGGCAATGGAAACACTCATGGATGATAAGAGCCGCAGAGGCAGGAAGTTTGATAATACCGACGTACAGGTCCTGTCTCAGCAAATGGGTGCCGATTATGCACTTTGGATAGATATCTCAAACGGCCAGCCGCAAATGGAGGTCAATTTGCTTAAAAGCACTTATAAAGCTACTGTGACCTGTGATATAAAATTGCTTGATGCAAAATACGGCAAACTCATTGCAGGAGAACTGATCAACGCAAAAGGTGAGACCACAGGCCATACTCTAACTCTAAGTAAACCTTCTTTTGACAGTACTTATAACGAAGCTTTGAAAAAGGCGCTTGACAGGCTGTCGATAGATACAACAAAACTGTAAAAACGTTGCTTATCACACCACATAGCTTAAAATACGAAGATATATGACAACGTTTGATTGGCATTGAAACTGTTGCGGAGGTGGAAATATGAATTTTATCTGCACTAAATGCGGAAGGATCGAAAGCACGCATACCAGAAAGCATAAATGTGACTGCGGAGAGCTATGGAAGCTGGATTTTAAGGCGCCTGCTTTTGATGAAGCCTTGATCGACAGAAGCGTATGGGGGATGTTCCGCTACAGGGCCTTCATGGCTTTGGAAGGAGAGGCATGGCGCGACGTCTCCTTGGGCGAGGGCATGTCTCCTATCATTATGTTTGACGAGGATGTTTTGCTTAAAATGGACTATTTTATGCCCACTCTCTCCTTTAAAGACAGGGGCGCTGCCGTCCTGATCGCCCACTGCAAGACAATAGGGGTCGGCTCCGTTGTGCAGGACAGCAGCGGCAATGCAGGAAACAGCGTTGCAGCATATTGCGGAAGGTGCGGGATCGAATGCGAAATTTTTGTTCCCGAGGGTACCTCACCCAAGAAAATCGACATGATCCGCGCACACGGCGCCCACGTAAATATAGTCCCCGGTTCCAGGGACAATTGCGCCGACGTCTGCAGGGCGAAGGTTGAATCCGAAGGAAAGTATTACGCTAGCCATGTCTATAACCCTTTCTTTTACGAGGGCACTAAGACCTATATTTACGAAGTATATGAACAACTTGGTCGAATTCCCGCTAATATATTCATACCGCTTGGAAACGGGACATTATTCATCGGGGCCGTGAAGGGCCTGGAAGAACTACTCGGCAGCGGTGCCATAAATAGTATGCCGCACTTAGTGGCAATTCAGAGTGAAAACTGCGACCCTTTTGTCAAAGCGGTTACGAGAGGTGAAAAACATCCAGCAAAAGTCACCCCGAAACCTACCCTTGCCGAGGGCATTGCAATAGGCGTGCCTATACGCGGAGAGGAAATCCTGGAATATATTTATAAATACAATGTGGAACTGATAACTGCACCGGAAGACCGCATCCTTGAAGCCAGAGCAAAGCTTGCCAGGAGCGGAATTTACTGTGAACACACAACTGCCGCCAATTACGCCGCTTATATGAAATACTGCGAGCTGCACGGAAAAACGCCCGACAGCCTGCTAACTATGTGCGGGGCAGGCCTTAAATCTGATCACTGAC
Above is a window of Synergistaceae bacterium DNA encoding:
- a CDS encoding threonine synthase, which codes for MNFICTKCGRIESTHTRKHKCDCGELWKLDFKAPAFDEALIDRSVWGMFRYRAFMALEGEAWRDVSLGEGMSPIIMFDEDVLLKMDYFMPTLSFKDRGAAVLIAHCKTIGVGSVVQDSSGNAGNSVAAYCGRCGIECEIFVPEGTSPKKIDMIRAHGAHVNIVPGSRDNCADVCRAKVESEGKYYASHVYNPFFYEGTKTYIYEVYEQLGRIPANIFIPLGNGTLFIGAVKGLEELLGSGAINSMPHLVAIQSENCDPFVKAVTRGEKHPAKVTPKPTLAEGIAIGVPIRGEEILEYIYKYNVELITAPEDRILEARAKLARSGIYCEHTTAANYAAYMKYCELHGKTPDSLLTMCGAGLKSDH